The Oncorhynchus kisutch isolate 150728-3 unplaced genomic scaffold, Okis_V2 scaffold1544, whole genome shotgun sequence genome includes a window with the following:
- the LOC116366570 gene encoding cortexin domain-containing 1-like yields MEEGATPDPEFVDVDQGMTLACVAFLCLLLVAMIIRCARVIMDPYSAIPTSTWEEQHLDD; encoded by the coding sequence atGGAGGAGGGGGCCACTCCCGACCCAGAGTTTGTGGACGTGGACCAGGGCATGACGCTGGCCTGTGTGGCCTTCCTCTGTCTTCTCCTGGTGGCCATGATCATCCGCTGTGCCCGGGTCATCATGGACCCCTACAGCGCTATACCCACCTCCACCTGGGAAGAGCAGCACCTGGATGACTAG